One stretch of Segatella copri DNA includes these proteins:
- a CDS encoding nitroreductase family protein yields MMEKNQIFENIISRTSVRSYTDMPVEQEKIEMMLRAGMAAPSACNKQPWHFVVINDREILDQIPQFSPYASMVKQAPLAIVVCGCLNKTLEGIEQEFWIQDCSAATENILLMAHGLGLGCVWTALYPLKERYEGMQQLLHLPKTMIPLNTLIIGYPKNQAEAKDKWKEENISYNKWMEKNS; encoded by the coding sequence ATGATGGAAAAGAATCAGATTTTTGAAAATATCATAAGCCGCACATCGGTGAGAAGTTATACAGACATGCCTGTAGAGCAAGAGAAAATTGAAATGATGCTGCGTGCCGGCATGGCCGCTCCATCGGCTTGCAACAAGCAGCCTTGGCATTTTGTGGTCATCAACGACAGAGAGATTCTCGACCAGATACCACAGTTCAGTCCTTATGCCAGCATGGTGAAGCAGGCACCACTTGCCATCGTGGTTTGCGGATGCCTGAACAAGACGCTGGAAGGCATCGAGCAGGAGTTCTGGATTCAAGACTGCTCGGCAGCCACGGAGAACATCCTGCTGATGGCTCACGGCTTGGGTCTTGGCTGTGTGTGGACAGCCCTCTATCCTCTGAAAGAACGATATGAGGGAATGCAGCAACTGCTGCATCTGCCCAAGACGATGATTCCGCTCAATACCCTCATCATCGGATATCCGAAGAATCAGGCGGAAGCAAAGGATAAGTGGAAAGAGGAGAATATTTCCTATAATAAATGGATGGAGAAAAATTCATAA
- a CDS encoding AAA family ATPase, giving the protein MSKYNFNIDNYHAIGHADIEIEGITVIVGSNGCGKSTMSRWLYYIVNTLSVLDSFFFSDFRDMIIKSLEKYSNALDDISNYLDDDKKRFFDHTLSLMTMVTLSNGGVEKLDFYYKRAIGSLDDMLVNFLQKEQNPQQVRRVLNLFGITEQNHVHEDIERNSIQLFSECLQKYENNKKNRPISYLKEKIAAVYREKDGFPASISFKEDEVELLVDRLGKIYSLNNAIYIGTPAAISLRQSDRVLMTSLAHKVVHVNEKGSEITGKQELLHSINKMIDGSIVEKENFDAVDLVYHSNNGKDIRIEDIASGFKPLVYMLRLIENGWLTENTLLEIDEPETNLHPQWVVELAHLLVRINKTFGTKILITSHNPDMVSAIRYISEKEGLLNTTRFYLAEQSEGTDSFYYKNLGCDIEPVFESFNKSFDTLQKYVENYGEI; this is encoded by the coding sequence ATGAGCAAGTATAATTTTAATATAGACAATTATCATGCTATAGGGCATGCTGATATCGAAATAGAGGGTATCACAGTTATCGTGGGTAGCAACGGCTGTGGAAAAAGCACTATGTCCCGTTGGTTGTATTATATCGTCAATACATTGTCAGTGTTAGACAGTTTCTTTTTCTCTGATTTCAGAGATATGATTATCAAATCATTAGAGAAATATTCTAATGCGCTGGATGATATCTCAAATTATCTGGATGATGATAAAAAACGATTTTTTGACCATACCTTATCATTAATGACAATGGTAACATTGAGTAATGGTGGTGTGGAGAAGCTCGATTTTTATTATAAAAGAGCGATTGGTTCACTTGATGACATGCTGGTTAACTTTCTTCAGAAAGAGCAGAATCCTCAGCAGGTGCGTCGAGTGCTTAATCTTTTTGGGATTACTGAACAAAATCATGTTCATGAGGATATAGAACGAAATTCCATTCAGTTGTTTTCTGAATGTCTTCAGAAATATGAAAACAACAAAAAAAATCGTCCCATCAGTTACTTGAAAGAGAAAATCGCTGCTGTATATCGGGAAAAGGATGGCTTTCCTGCCAGCATAAGCTTTAAGGAAGATGAAGTGGAATTGCTTGTTGATAGACTTGGAAAGATATATAGTTTAAATAATGCCATATATATAGGAACACCAGCAGCTATTTCTCTTCGTCAATCAGATAGGGTTCTGATGACTTCCTTGGCACATAAAGTGGTTCATGTAAATGAAAAAGGAAGTGAGATTACCGGCAAACAGGAATTACTTCATTCTATTAATAAAATGATAGATGGTTCTATTGTAGAAAAGGAAAATTTCGATGCTGTTGATTTAGTTTATCACAGCAACAATGGTAAGGATATTAGAATTGAAGATATAGCATCGGGCTTCAAACCGCTGGTTTATATGCTTCGCCTGATAGAAAACGGGTGGCTGACAGAAAACACTTTGTTGGAGATTGATGAGCCTGAAACAAATCTTCATCCACAATGGGTGGTTGAGTTGGCGCATCTTCTTGTTCGCATCAACAAAACATTTGGAACCAAGATACTCATCACGAGTCACAATCCCGATATGGTATCGGCTATCAGGTATATCTCTGAAAAAGAAGGCTTGTTGAATACTACTCGCTTTTATCTGGCAGAGCAAAGTGAAGGTACAGATTCGTTCTACTATAAGAATTTGGGTTGTGACATCGAACCTGTATTTGAATCATTCAATAAATCTTTTGATACTCTTCAGAAATACGTAGAGAACTATGGCGAAATTTAA
- a CDS encoding MutS-related protein, with protein MNIKENYQQYVSRYAAEVAALKRKNTGFITGELLAFGGILAFLICYFALDGDTQNYLMGAALCLIAYLGIRRLDDKNKEKIEHLSALLKVYQDEIKALEGDFSPFETGDFYQNPQHSYSFDLDVFGKSSLFNRICRTITSGGSEALARNLTRETPLSLEDIKRRRDLQKELAGEGENWRMEFLALGEKNRSQTADGKMMNGKMKKIDSAAVVDAMQKVSMMEVPAWFGAPISLVIGWLLIIGVIGSVILSICNMVSVNFALWWVLVQYMVMFFVCKQTLDKIDSNGGKLRHQLIAYAQILRLINRRNFHSELGKEMQESLADALPSFAQLEKILKGYDRRGNFLGLFFTDAFMLSDFFLVRSFLKWKNTYMMKMEEWMHIISEMDAMVSMANFRYNHPEAEEAEFVSGKQEADEESVVSENTEIGSPEIVFEGKNLYHPFLGAKAVKNDFTIRDDNYYIITGANMAGKSTFLRSLGVNYILAMAGMPVFADQLKISRFRLFSSMRTTDDLTHGISYFNAELIRLEELLKFCKESAEGKFCKESAEGKFYKKSIAGNKESLRTLIILDEILKGTNSLDKLNGSRKFLEAISKQPVSGIIATHDLELSKMENDASGKFHNYCFEIDLGTDVTYTYKIQKGVARNQNATFLLNKILEKY; from the coding sequence ATGAATATCAAGGAGAATTATCAACAATATGTAAGCCGATACGCTGCTGAGGTGGCTGCCCTGAAGCGTAAGAATACGGGATTTATAACGGGCGAGTTGCTGGCTTTTGGCGGCATCCTCGCCTTCCTGATCTGCTATTTCGCATTGGATGGGGATACGCAGAACTATCTGATGGGGGCGGCGCTGTGCCTGATTGCCTATTTGGGAATCAGACGACTTGACGATAAGAACAAGGAGAAGATAGAGCATCTTTCGGCTTTGCTCAAGGTTTATCAGGACGAAATCAAGGCTTTGGAGGGCGATTTCTCGCCTTTCGAGACGGGCGATTTCTATCAGAATCCGCAGCATTCTTATTCCTTCGACCTCGATGTCTTCGGCAAGAGTTCGCTGTTCAACCGCATCTGTCGAACCATCACATCGGGCGGTTCAGAGGCACTCGCCAGGAATCTTACCCGGGAAACGCCTCTGAGCCTGGAAGATATCAAAAGAAGAAGGGATTTGCAGAAGGAATTGGCTGGAGAAGGCGAAAACTGGCGAATGGAATTCCTGGCACTTGGCGAAAAGAACAGAAGCCAAACTGCGGATGGCAAGATGATGAATGGCAAGATGAAGAAGATTGATTCTGCTGCGGTGGTGGATGCGATGCAGAAGGTTTCAATGATGGAGGTGCCGGCATGGTTTGGGGCTCCGATTTCGCTCGTTATCGGATGGCTGCTGATTATCGGAGTCATCGGTTCCGTGATATTGTCGATATGCAATATGGTTTCGGTGAATTTTGCCTTATGGTGGGTGTTGGTTCAATACATGGTAATGTTCTTCGTATGCAAGCAGACACTTGACAAGATTGATAGCAATGGCGGCAAACTGCGCCATCAGCTCATCGCCTATGCCCAGATACTCCGGCTTATCAACAGGCGCAATTTCCATAGCGAGTTAGGAAAAGAGATGCAGGAATCTCTGGCAGATGCCCTGCCTTCCTTTGCCCAACTGGAAAAGATATTGAAGGGGTATGACAGAAGAGGCAACTTCCTGGGTCTTTTCTTCACCGATGCCTTCATGCTGAGCGATTTCTTCCTGGTTCGCAGTTTTCTGAAATGGAAGAATACCTATATGATGAAGATGGAGGAATGGATGCATATCATCAGCGAGATGGATGCGATGGTTTCGATGGCGAATTTCAGATATAATCATCCGGAGGCGGAAGAGGCGGAATTTGTTTCGGGAAAGCAGGAAGCAGATGAAGAAAGCGTTGTTTCAGAAAATACAGAAATCGGAAGTCCGGAAATCGTGTTCGAGGGGAAGAATCTCTATCATCCTTTCCTGGGTGCCAAGGCGGTGAAGAATGATTTCACCATCAGGGATGACAACTATTATATCATCACCGGAGCCAACATGGCAGGAAAGAGTACTTTCCTCCGTTCGCTGGGCGTGAACTATATCCTGGCAATGGCGGGTATGCCGGTGTTTGCGGATCAGCTGAAGATTTCACGTTTCAGATTGTTCTCGAGTATGAGAACCACCGATGATTTGACGCACGGCATCTCTTATTTCAATGCAGAATTGATCAGATTGGAGGAACTTCTAAAGTTCTGTAAAGAAAGTGCAGAGGGAAAGTTCTGCAAGGAAAGTGCAGAAGGAAAGTTCTACAAGAAAAGTATAGCGGGCAATAAGGAATCACTCCGGACGCTGATTATTCTGGATGAGATTCTGAAAGGAACGAATTCATTGGATAAGCTGAATGGTTCGAGAAAGTTCCTAGAAGCCATCTCCAAGCAGCCGGTGAGCGGCATCATTGCTACCCACGATTTGGAACTTTCCAAGATGGAGAATGATGCATCAGGAAAATTCCACAACTATTGTTTCGAGATAGATTTGGGCACAGATGTTACCTATACTTATAAGATACAGAAGGGTGTAGCAAGAAACCAAAATGCCACCTTCTTACTGAATAAGATTCTGGAGAAATATTAG
- a CDS encoding Type 1 glutamine amidotransferase-like domain-containing protein, whose amino-acid sequence MKLFLCSHFSSVGSLIKEEIENKKVAFIPTASLREGYTGYVGSARKLFKKLGAIVTEIDISTEAYSMIQSVFEEADVIYFTGGNSFFLMDQLRKTGTDGLLKKELANGKLMIGESAGAIICAPSIQYIEQMDEKPEDYSQEDDAGIDLIDFYVLPHYLTAPFKKVTEKIMTEFSDLNLCPINNRQGIVIDGEDSKVICKD is encoded by the coding sequence ATGAAATTATTTTTATGTTCGCACTTTTCAAGTGTAGGAAGTCTGATAAAGGAAGAAATTGAAAATAAGAAAGTCGCATTTATTCCAACAGCTTCACTGCGTGAAGGCTACACCGGTTATGTCGGCTCGGCTCGAAAATTATTCAAAAAGTTGGGAGCGATCGTAACTGAAATTGATATTTCAACGGAGGCTTATTCAATGATACAGTCTGTTTTTGAAGAAGCAGATGTGATATATTTTACCGGCGGAAATTCTTTCTTTCTTATGGACCAGCTCCGTAAAACGGGAACTGATGGACTGCTGAAAAAGGAATTGGCAAATGGAAAATTGATGATCGGCGAGTCGGCAGGCGCAATTATATGCGCTCCAAGCATCCAATATATCGAGCAAATGGATGAAAAGCCGGAGGACTACTCACAAGAAGATGATGCAGGGATTGATTTGATTGATTTCTATGTTCTTCCGCATTATCTTACAGCACCATTTAAGAAAGTTACCGAGAAAATAATGACTGAGTTTTCGGATTTGAATCTATGCCCAATTAACAACCGTCAGGGAATTGTAATTGATGGTGAAGATTCAAAGGTTATTTGCAAAGACTAA
- the greA gene encoding transcription elongation factor GreA → MEYMSQEGYDELVAELQHMVNVELPAVRDAIAEARDKGDLSENFEYHAAKREQGKLLSRISFKQKVLENARVIDKSRLKSDTVGLLSKIKITNLANKCSMNYTIVNPHEADLHSGKISIKSPIAKALLGKKAGEEVMVKVPAGLLKFRLDSVEL, encoded by the coding sequence ATGGAATATATGTCTCAGGAAGGTTACGATGAGCTCGTGGCCGAACTTCAACACATGGTTAACGTAGAGTTGCCAGCCGTTCGCGATGCGATAGCTGAGGCCCGCGATAAGGGCGACCTCAGTGAGAATTTCGAGTATCATGCAGCCAAGCGTGAGCAGGGCAAGCTGTTGAGCCGCATCAGCTTCAAGCAGAAGGTCTTGGAGAATGCCCGTGTCATCGACAAGTCTCGCCTGAAGAGCGATACCGTTGGCTTGTTGAGCAAGATTAAGATTACCAATCTCGCCAACAAGTGCAGCATGAATTATACCATAGTAAATCCTCACGAGGCAGATCTTCATAGTGGCAAGATTTCTATCAAGTCGCCTATCGCCAAGGCCCTTCTGGGTAAGAAGGCAGGTGAAGAGGTAATGGTAAAGGTACCAGCCGGCTTGCTCAAATTCCGCCTGGATAGCGTTGAGTTATAA